TATGCTAAAGGATCTAAGAGATTTTATAATTGGCTTGTTAACAACAGATTGCTAGGAAGATACATAAAGAATTATCTTGAGAACAAAGGCATCTCCATGAAAGCTAAAATTATTTCTATTTCTTTATTGTGGGCGACCATCATTTTCTCAATAACATTGATAATTCAAATTCTTTTGATAAGAATCATATTAATTATAGTAGCAATCATCAT
This genomic stretch from Candidatus Bathyarchaeota archaeon harbors:
- a CDS encoding YbaN family protein, which encodes MNKKNTKGKKLFRLKPVSNRLLSSLLIIAGTFFVVLGIIGIALPILPTTPFLIIAAACYAKGSKRFYNWLVNNRLLGRYIKNYLENKGISMKAKIISISLLWATIIFSITLIIQILLIRIILIIVAIIITYHIISIKTIEK